In Fervidobacterium nodosum Rt17-B1, one genomic interval encodes:
- a CDS encoding Mut7-C RNAse domain-containing protein yields MRLKVSIRIFGSLSDLTKGVYYFEINPGVGQTIKDCIERLGIPHTEVYFITLNGNFVDFSKIVEDGDFYCVYPHCNLEIDENYSLTPRFKGEPRFVLDIHLGKLSKLLRMFGIYAEYGLVDDFQIVDRAKKIGGIILTRDRKLLMRRDIVYGYIIRSDFPEEQLKEVFEMYELMNWVKPFSRCLECNGELVVVDKESVSGRVPPRVFEMHDEFAMCGNCGKIYWRGTHYEHMAALINEFIKQIQ; encoded by the coding sequence ATGCGTTTGAAGGTATCCATAAGAATATTTGGATCTTTGTCTGATTTAACTAAGGGAGTTTACTATTTTGAGATTAATCCTGGAGTAGGTCAAACAATAAAAGATTGTATTGAACGCCTCGGTATTCCACATACCGAGGTTTATTTTATTACTTTAAACGGTAATTTTGTAGATTTTTCTAAGATTGTCGAAGATGGTGATTTTTACTGTGTTTATCCTCATTGCAATCTAGAAATCGATGAGAACTATTCTTTAACTCCTAGATTCAAAGGAGAACCAAGATTTGTTTTGGATATACATTTAGGAAAGCTTTCGAAATTGCTCCGAATGTTTGGTATATACGCTGAGTATGGTTTAGTTGACGATTTTCAAATAGTTGATAGAGCAAAGAAAATTGGTGGAATAATACTTACAAGAGACAGAAAACTTCTTATGCGAAGAGATATCGTTTATGGTTATATAATTCGAAGCGATTTTCCAGAAGAGCAGTTAAAAGAAGTTTTTGAAATGTACGAGCTTATGAATTGGGTGAAGCCTTTCTCACGTTGCTTGGAATGCAATGGGGAGTTAGTCGTTGTTGATAAGGAATCTGTTTCTGGTAGAGTTCCTCCACGTGTTTTTGAGATGCATGATGAATTTGCTATGTGCGGTAATTGTGGAAAAATCTATTGGAGAGGAACGCATTACGAGCATATGGCAGCTTTAATAAATGAATTTATAAAACAAATTCAATGA